A region from the Variovorax sp. RKNM96 genome encodes:
- a CDS encoding NAD(P)/FAD-dependent oxidoreductase produces the protein MQTNTPPGRPKVVIVGCGFGGLEAARKLQRADVDVTVIDKTNHHLFQPLLYQVATAGLAAPSIAAPVRALFRKQPNITTLLGEVSAIDPAGRTVQLASGTSVPYDHLIVAAGATHSYFGHDEWAPVAPGLKTLADAFEIRRRVLLSFETAETTTDPALRRALLTFVVIGAGPTGVEMAGTLAEIAKHTLSGEFRHIDPSSSQVLLVEGGPRVLQAMPESLSQKALEQLEKLGVEVRLNARVTAIDSTGLEVQTGGGADGAPVASYRIDSSCVVWAAGVAASPLGRMLGTATGVECDRAGRIKVEPDLSLAGHPEISVVGDLAAAMSHAPGKPPKPVPGVSPGAKQMGRAAASNILRRIAGQPTAPFRYADYGNLATIGRNSAVVDLGTPFGPLRFSGRLAWLFWLFAHAYFLIGFRNRIVVMMDWAGAYWSFQRNARVVADVQGKSES, from the coding sequence ATGCAAACGAACACTCCCCCGGGCAGGCCCAAAGTCGTCATCGTCGGCTGCGGATTCGGCGGACTCGAGGCCGCCCGCAAGCTGCAGCGCGCCGACGTCGATGTCACCGTGATCGACAAGACCAACCACCACCTGTTCCAGCCCCTGCTCTACCAGGTGGCGACCGCCGGGCTCGCAGCGCCTTCCATCGCGGCGCCGGTGCGCGCGCTGTTTCGCAAGCAACCGAATATCACCACGCTGCTCGGCGAAGTGAGCGCCATCGATCCCGCCGGCCGCACGGTGCAGCTGGCCAGCGGCACCAGCGTGCCCTACGACCACCTGATCGTCGCCGCCGGCGCCACGCACAGCTACTTCGGCCACGACGAATGGGCGCCGGTCGCGCCGGGCCTGAAGACGCTGGCCGATGCCTTCGAGATCCGACGCCGCGTGCTGCTGTCGTTCGAGACCGCCGAGACCACCACCGACCCCGCGCTTCGCCGCGCCCTGCTCACCTTCGTGGTGATCGGCGCCGGCCCGACCGGCGTCGAGATGGCCGGCACGCTGGCCGAAATCGCCAAGCACACGCTCTCGGGCGAGTTCCGCCACATCGACCCCAGCAGTTCGCAGGTGTTGCTGGTCGAAGGCGGCCCGCGCGTGCTGCAGGCCATGCCTGAGTCGCTGAGCCAGAAGGCCCTTGAGCAGTTGGAAAAGCTCGGCGTCGAAGTCCGGCTGAATGCGCGCGTCACCGCTATCGACAGCACCGGGCTCGAAGTGCAGACCGGTGGCGGTGCGGACGGCGCACCGGTCGCGAGCTACCGAATCGATAGCAGCTGCGTGGTCTGGGCCGCGGGCGTCGCGGCTTCGCCGCTGGGCCGCATGCTCGGAACTGCCACCGGCGTCGAATGCGACCGCGCGGGCCGCATCAAGGTCGAGCCCGACCTGAGCCTCGCGGGCCATCCCGAAATCAGCGTGGTGGGCGACCTCGCGGCCGCCATGAGCCATGCGCCCGGCAAGCCGCCGAAACCGGTGCCCGGCGTTTCGCCCGGCGCCAAGCAGATGGGCCGCGCCGCGGCGTCGAACATCCTGCGCCGCATCGCCGGCCAGCCGACCGCGCCGTTCCGCTATGCGGACTACGGCAACCTCGCGACCATCGGCCGCAACTCGGCGGTGGTGGACCTGGGCACGCCCTTCGGCCCGCTGCGCTTCAGCGGCCGGCTCGCGTGGCTGTTCTGGCTGTTCGCGCACGCGTACTTCCTCATCGGCTTTCGCAACCGCATCGTCGTGATGATGGATTGGGCCGGCGCGTACTGGAGCTTCCAGCGCAACGCACGCGTGGTGGCCGACGTCCAAGGGAAGAGCGAATCCTGA
- the egtD gene encoding L-histidine N(alpha)-methyltransferase: MQAGLARTPRSISPKFFYDAAGSQLFDRICELPEYYPTRTELRILGECAGEIAEQIGSNAEIVEFGAGSLTKVRLLLDALETPKRYLPIDISGEHLEAAAERLKADYPALVVQPIAADYTMPLVLPAPLAGSGRRVGFFPGSTIGNFEPDEALAFLQLAARMLRGGGLLIGVDLVKAPERLHAAYNDAQGVTAEFNLNLLRRANAELDADFDLDGFAHAAFYNAPRQRIEMHLVSRRAQSVSLNGERFGFEEGETIHTEYSHKFTVDGLRALAVRAGFRPGAVWTDPEKLFSVHWLAA; encoded by the coding sequence ATGCAGGCGGGCCTGGCGCGTACGCCGCGCAGCATCTCGCCCAAGTTTTTTTACGACGCAGCGGGCTCGCAGTTGTTCGACCGCATCTGCGAGCTGCCCGAGTACTACCCGACGCGCACCGAGCTGCGCATCCTCGGCGAATGTGCGGGCGAGATCGCCGAGCAGATCGGGTCGAATGCGGAGATCGTGGAGTTCGGGGCGGGATCGCTCACGAAGGTGCGTTTGCTGCTCGATGCGCTCGAGACGCCCAAGCGCTATCTGCCGATCGACATCTCGGGGGAGCACCTCGAGGCGGCTGCGGAGAGGTTGAAGGCGGACTATCCGGCGCTTGTGGTGCAGCCCATTGCTGCGGATTACACGATGCCGCTGGTGCTGCCTGCACCTTTGGCTGGTTCCGGTCGCCGCGTCGGATTTTTCCCGGGGTCGACGATCGGCAATTTCGAGCCTGATGAGGCGCTGGCTTTTCTGCAGCTGGCGGCGCGGATGTTGCGGGGCGGGGGGCTCTTGATTGGCGTTGATCTGGTGAAGGCGCCGGAGCGGTTGCATGCGGCTTACAACGATGCGCAAGGGGTGACTGCGGAGTTCAATCTGAACTTGCTTCGTCGTGCGAATGCGGAGTTGGATGCTGATTTCGATCTGGATGGGTTTGCGCATGCGGCGTTCTATAACGCGCCTCGGCAGCGGATTGAGATGCACCTTGTTAGTCGGCGGGCTCAGAGCGTTTCTTTGAATGGGGAACGGTTTGGGTTTGAGGAAGGGGAGACCATTCATACGGAGTATTCGCACAAGTTCACTGTGGATGGGCTTCGTGCGTTGGCTGTTCGTGCCGGGTTTCGACCGGGGGCGGTTTGGACGGATCCGGAGAAGCTCTTTAGCGTTCACTGGCTGGCTGCCTAG
- a CDS encoding PhoX family phosphatase, translated as MAKDFEQMEDSNPSANPTIHDVSDPKRRVFVRGGLAAAVAGLFGPLAAGTLAGCATTGSSSSVSTLGRAIGFKSVQMAAVDRVVVPEGYSAQVIYRWGDATGIAGRMPAFKTDGSNTADEQALQAGMHHDGMAFFPLDGSNRGLLVLNHEYVDDGLLHTDGMKTWTPEKVRKSMHAHGVSVIELQREGAKWSQVLPSRFARRITALTPMTLTGPAAGHPMLRTAGDPTGTQVLGTYNNCSNGQTPWGTYLTCEENFADYFEGTDTPDAHQKRWGIRKGNGAKYRWHEHEERFDVARHPNESNRYGWVVEIDPQDPGSTPRKRTAMGRAAHEGAATALTNDGRAVVYMGEDSRFEYIYKFVSRDKVQPGGAAANRELLDHGTLYVGRFDVDGTGEWLPLVQGQNGLVADKGFASQGDVLIKARQASDLLGATKMDRPEWTTVDPLTKEVYCTLTNNSNRGAPGQPFMDAANPRSNNTMGQIIRWKESGDLDATKFAWNHLVLAGDPKQSRYEAQGNIKGDTFGSPDGLMVDARGVLWIETDVSTSTLGKGDYSNLPNNQMLACDPTKGEIRRFLVGPAGCEITGLTATPDLRTLFINIQHPGEPANERSDPDRPLAVSKWPDGAGRPRSATVVITKNDGGVIGT; from the coding sequence ATGGCCAAAGACTTCGAGCAGATGGAGGACTCCAACCCTTCCGCCAACCCCACGATCCACGACGTGTCCGACCCGAAGCGCCGGGTGTTCGTGCGCGGCGGTCTCGCGGCGGCGGTGGCGGGGCTTTTCGGGCCGCTCGCGGCCGGCACGCTGGCCGGTTGCGCCACCACGGGCAGCAGCTCGTCGGTGAGCACGCTGGGCCGTGCCATCGGCTTCAAGAGCGTGCAGATGGCGGCCGTCGACCGCGTCGTCGTGCCCGAGGGCTACAGCGCACAGGTGATCTACCGCTGGGGCGACGCCACCGGCATCGCGGGCCGCATGCCCGCCTTCAAGACCGACGGCTCCAACACCGCCGACGAACAGGCCCTGCAGGCCGGCATGCACCACGACGGCATGGCCTTCTTTCCGCTCGACGGTTCGAACCGCGGCCTCCTGGTGCTGAACCATGAATACGTCGACGACGGCCTGCTGCACACCGACGGCATGAAGACCTGGACGCCCGAGAAGGTGCGCAAGTCGATGCACGCGCACGGCGTGTCGGTCATCGAACTGCAGCGCGAGGGCGCGAAGTGGTCGCAGGTGCTGCCGTCGCGTTTCGCGCGCCGCATCACCGCACTCACCCCGATGACGCTCACCGGCCCCGCCGCCGGCCACCCGATGCTGCGCACCGCGGGCGACCCGACCGGCACGCAGGTGCTGGGCACTTACAACAACTGCTCCAACGGCCAGACGCCGTGGGGCACCTACCTCACCTGCGAAGAGAACTTCGCCGATTACTTCGAAGGCACCGACACCCCCGACGCGCACCAGAAGCGCTGGGGCATTCGCAAGGGCAACGGCGCCAAGTACCGCTGGCACGAGCACGAAGAGCGCTTCGACGTGGCCAGGCACCCGAACGAATCGAACCGCTACGGCTGGGTGGTCGAGATCGATCCGCAGGACCCCGGCTCGACCCCGCGCAAGCGCACCGCCATGGGCCGCGCCGCGCACGAAGGCGCGGCCACCGCGCTCACCAACGACGGCCGCGCCGTCGTCTACATGGGCGAGGACTCGCGCTTCGAATACATCTACAAGTTCGTGAGCCGCGACAAGGTGCAGCCCGGCGGCGCGGCCGCCAACCGCGAGCTGCTCGACCACGGCACGCTGTACGTCGGCCGCTTCGACGTGGACGGCACCGGCGAATGGCTGCCGCTCGTGCAGGGCCAGAACGGGCTCGTGGCCGACAAGGGCTTCGCGAGCCAGGGCGACGTGCTCATCAAGGCGCGCCAGGCGAGCGACCTGCTGGGCGCCACGAAGATGGACCGCCCCGAGTGGACGACCGTCGATCCGCTGACGAAGGAGGTCTACTGCACGCTCACCAACAACAGCAACCGCGGCGCACCGGGCCAGCCCTTCATGGACGCGGCCAATCCACGCTCGAACAACACGATGGGCCAGATCATCCGCTGGAAGGAAAGCGGCGACCTCGACGCGACCAAGTTCGCGTGGAACCACCTCGTGCTCGCGGGCGACCCGAAGCAGTCGCGCTACGAAGCGCAGGGCAACATCAAGGGCGACACATTCGGCAGCCCCGACGGCCTGATGGTCGACGCGCGTGGCGTGCTGTGGATCGAGACCGACGTGTCGACCTCCACGCTCGGCAAGGGCGACTACAGCAACCTGCCGAACAACCAGATGCTGGCCTGCGACCCGACGAAGGGCGAGATCCGCCGCTTCCTGGTCGGCCCGGCCGGCTGCGAGATCACGGGCCTCACGGCCACGCCGGATTTGCGCACGCTCTTCATCAACATCCAGCACCCGGGCGAGCCGGCCAACGAGCGGAGCGACCCGGATCGTCCGCTCGCGGTGTCGAAATGGCCTGACGGCGCAGGGCGCCCGCGCTCGGCCACCGTGGTCATCACGAAGAACGACGGCGGCGTGATCGGGACCTGA
- a CDS encoding thermonuclease family protein, which yields MRFRPVFLLLFLGLSIPPLAHAASSRNCLIVGVTDGDTLTARCGRIGAYEQVKVRIAAIDAPEKKQPYGQRSRQALSRLCYAEKAVITERDTDRYGRTVADVSCNGEDAGSRMVSDGWAWVYDYNKIATKRGGGLFKLQDSARSRHLGLWADAKPVPPWDWRKSQRESHWGEGFF from the coding sequence ATGCGCTTTCGTCCGGTCTTCCTGCTTCTTTTCCTCGGCCTTTCCATCCCGCCGCTGGCGCATGCCGCGTCGTCGCGCAACTGCCTCATCGTCGGCGTGACCGACGGCGACACGCTCACCGCGCGCTGTGGCCGCATCGGTGCCTACGAACAGGTCAAGGTGCGCATCGCCGCGATCGACGCCCCTGAAAAAAAGCAGCCGTACGGCCAGCGCAGCCGGCAGGCGTTGAGCCGCCTCTGCTACGCCGAGAAGGCGGTCATCACCGAACGCGACACCGACCGTTACGGCCGCACCGTGGCCGACGTGTCGTGCAACGGCGAGGACGCCGGCAGCCGCATGGTCTCCGACGGCTGGGCCTGGGTGTACGACTACAACAAGATCGCGACCAAACGCGGCGGCGGGCTCTTCAAACTGCAGGACAGCGCCCGCTCGCGGCACCTGGGGCTCTGGGCCGATGCGAAGCCGGTGCCGCCGTGGGACTGGCGCAAGAGCCAGCGCGAATCGCACTGGGGTGAAGGCTTCTTCTAA
- a CDS encoding DUF427 domain-containing protein, whose translation MKATWNGVTIAESDDTVLVEGNHYFPMSSLNRDHVTFSNHKTTCPWKGTASYYSLLVNGELNTDAAWYYADPKPEAEEIRDRVAFWKDVKVSA comes from the coding sequence ATGAAAGCAACCTGGAACGGCGTCACCATCGCCGAAAGCGACGACACCGTGCTCGTCGAAGGCAACCACTATTTCCCGATGAGTTCGCTCAACCGCGATCACGTCACCTTCAGCAACCACAAGACCACCTGCCCCTGGAAGGGCACCGCGAGCTACTACTCGCTGCTGGTCAACGGCGAGCTCAACACCGACGCCGCCTGGTACTACGCCGACCCAAAGCCCGAAGCCGAGGAAATTCGCGACCGCGTTGCGTTCTGGAAGGACGTGAAGGTCAGCGCGTGA
- a CDS encoding VirK family protein: MQFFDSFSNPIRTIPMPHFLRKYVVAAACIAAPFFAHAQSIPLDDVPALAKALMRGQAVRTSFDVSKCRNDNAGEPSPAVSGGLVIDPFNILPNGTIAFSNTHFTLGLGNQPVNEIIRFRVNTDRSVQLTITTLSLPTYQPLRNIALTCEVGSSVNFFVQLF; the protein is encoded by the coding sequence TTGCAATTCTTCGATTCCTTTTCAAATCCGATCCGGACAATTCCAATGCCCCATTTCCTACGTAAATACGTAGTGGCGGCGGCCTGCATTGCCGCGCCATTTTTCGCCCACGCCCAGTCCATTCCGCTGGACGACGTGCCGGCCCTCGCGAAGGCGCTCATGCGCGGGCAGGCGGTGCGCACGAGCTTCGATGTGTCCAAGTGCAGGAACGACAATGCCGGCGAGCCGAGCCCGGCTGTGAGCGGGGGCCTGGTCATCGATCCGTTCAACATCCTGCCCAATGGAACGATCGCGTTCTCGAACACCCATTTCACGCTCGGCCTGGGCAACCAGCCAGTGAACGAGATCATCCGCTTCCGCGTGAACACCGACCGCTCGGTTCAATTGACGATCACGACGCTTTCGCTGCCCACCTACCAGCCATTGCGAAATATTGCATTGACCTGCGAAGTGGGGAGCAGCGTGAATTTCTTCGTCCAGCTGTTTTAG
- the egtB gene encoding ergothioneine biosynthesis protein EgtB translates to MTLSRPITQAASTLRDRFREVRATSLALAAPLSAEDQCIQSMPDASPTKWHLAHTTWFFETVLLQPHAQGYQPFDTRFHYLFNSYYEALGPRHPRPQRGLLTRPSVDEVHAYRRHVDEAVLALLEGGVDEQDWAAIEPIVTLGLNHEQQHQELLLTDILHALSCNPLLPAYKPASGPALRLAAVPPAVRWISQHGGIAEVGHAGQDFSFDNETPRHKALLQPYAIADRLVNCGDYAQFIADGGYQRAELWLSDGWAAVQANGWRHPAYWLAADDPRLNLGTQQQGTAAEWHVFGLHGVRPMEADAPVSQLSFYEAAAYAEWAGARLPTEFEWEAAFDAPGITQMAGHVWQWTRSSYDPYPGFRPMPGIAAEYNGKFMVGQLVLRGGSVATPAGHSRPSYRNFFPPAARWQFSGLRLAKDL, encoded by the coding sequence ATGACGCTTTCCCGGCCGATCACACAGGCGGCGAGCACGTTGCGCGACAGGTTCCGCGAAGTGCGCGCCACGAGCCTGGCACTTGCCGCCCCGCTTTCCGCCGAAGACCAGTGCATCCAGTCGATGCCCGATGCGAGCCCGACGAAGTGGCATCTCGCGCACACGACGTGGTTCTTCGAGACCGTGCTGCTGCAGCCGCATGCACAGGGCTACCAGCCTTTCGACACGCGGTTCCATTACCTCTTCAATTCCTACTACGAGGCGCTCGGGCCGCGTCATCCGCGCCCGCAGCGCGGGCTGCTCACGCGGCCTTCGGTGGACGAGGTGCATGCGTACCGGCGGCATGTGGACGAGGCGGTGCTCGCGCTGCTTGAAGGTGGCGTCGACGAGCAGGACTGGGCCGCCATCGAGCCGATCGTCACGCTCGGGTTGAACCACGAGCAGCAGCACCAGGAGCTGCTGCTCACCGACATCCTGCATGCGCTCTCGTGCAACCCGCTGTTGCCTGCGTACAAGCCGGCGAGCGGGCCCGCGTTGCGGCTGGCCGCCGTGCCGCCCGCGGTGCGCTGGATATCGCAGCACGGCGGCATCGCAGAAGTGGGACATGCGGGGCAGGACTTCTCCTTCGACAACGAGACGCCGCGCCACAAGGCGCTGCTGCAGCCATATGCGATTGCCGACCGGCTGGTGAACTGCGGCGACTATGCGCAGTTCATTGCCGATGGCGGGTATCAGCGTGCGGAGCTGTGGCTGTCTGATGGATGGGCCGCGGTGCAGGCGAATGGCTGGCGCCATCCGGCGTACTGGCTCGCAGCCGACGATCCACGCCTGAATCTCGGAACGCAGCAGCAAGGCACTGCTGCCGAATGGCATGTGTTCGGGCTGCACGGCGTGCGGCCGATGGAGGCCGATGCGCCGGTGTCGCAGTTGAGTTTTTATGAAGCCGCTGCGTATGCCGAATGGGCCGGCGCCCGGCTGCCGACCGAGTTCGAATGGGAGGCCGCGTTCGACGCGCCCGGCATCACGCAGATGGCCGGCCATGTCTGGCAGTGGACGCGTTCGTCGTATGACCCGTATCCCGGCTTTCGCCCGATGCCCGGCATCGCGGCCGAATACAACGGTAAGTTCATGGTGGGGCAACTGGTGTTGCGTGGTGGCAGCGTGGCCACGCCAGCCGGGCACTCGCGGCCCAGCTATCGCAACTTCTTTCCGCCGGCCGCGCGCTGGCAGTTCTCGGGGCTGCGGCTCGCGAAAGACCTTTGA